A genomic stretch from Kogia breviceps isolate mKogBre1 chromosome 1, mKogBre1 haplotype 1, whole genome shotgun sequence includes:
- the ZFP69B gene encoding zinc finger protein 69 homolog B yields the protein MLQRLLITLPIEASTWVKLHHPKKATEGAPPWEDVTKMFEGEVLLSQDADETRGESFEDEVTSGSLTAETQELLTFKDISVDFTQEEWGQLAPAHRNLYREVMLENYGNLVSVGYQLSKPGVISQLEKGEEPWLMEREISGGPSPDLEDETETKESILKRDISWEELHHDLMMEKSTRGSTLVSTLGRDSKCHKLENHQENQGMGAGQIPLIHKKTLMQEKGQESNRCVKSINVCSKVIPGPIDPPRKRHHKYDISRKKSRYNLGLINHSRNYTRMKTFECNICEKIFKQLIHLTEHMRIHTGEKPFRCKECGKAFSQSSSLIPHQRIHTGEKPYECKECGKTFRHPSSLTQHVRIHSGEKPYECGVCEKAFSQSIGLIQHLRTHVREKPFTCKDCGKAFFQIRHLRQHEIIHTGVKPYICNVCSKTFSHSTYLTQHQRTHTGEKPYKCKECGKAFSQRIHLSIHHRVHTGVKPYECSHCGKAFRHDSSFAKHQRIHTGEKPYNCNECGKAFSCSSSLIRHCKTHLRNTFSNDM from the exons TTCTGCTATCTCAGGATGCTGATGAGACCCGGGGAGAAAGTTTTGAGGATGAAGTGACATCTGGATCCCTGACAGCAGAAACCCAG GAACTGTTAACCTTCAAAGACATATCTGTGGACTTCACCCAGGAGGAGTGGGGGCAGCTGGCCCCTGCTCACCGGAATCTGTACCGGGAGGTGATGCTGGAGAACTATGGGAACCTGGTCTCAGTGG GGTATCAGCTTTCGAAACCTGGTGTGATTTCCCAGTTGGAGAAGGGAGAAGAACCATGGCTGATGGAGAGAGAGATTTCAGGAGGTCCAAGTCCAG actTGGAGGATGAAACAGAAACCAAAGAGTCAATCTTAAAGAGAGACATCTCATGGGAAGAATTACACCATGACCTGATGATGGAAAAGTCCACAAGAGGAAGCACCTTGGTTTCCACATTGGGAAGGGACTCCAAATGTCATAAGTTAGAAAACCACCAGGAGAACCAAGGAATGGGTGCAGGGCAAATCCCCTTGATCCACAAGAAAACACTCATGCAGGAGAAAGGCCAAGAATCTAACAgatgtgtgaaaagtattaatgTGTGCTCAAAAGTTATTCCAGGACCAATAGATCCTCCAAGAAAAAGACACCATAAATATGACATATCTAGAAAGAAAAGTAGATACAATTTAGGTTTGATTAATCACTCAAGGAATTATACAAGAATGAAAACCTTTGAATGTAATATTTGtgaaaaaatcttcaaacagCTCATTCATCTTACAGAACACatgagaattcatactggagagaaacctttcagatgtaaagaatgtggaaaagcctttagCCAAAGTTCATCCCTTATTCCACATCAGAGAATCCATACTGGCGAGAAACCCTATGAGTGTAAAGAATGCGGGAAAACCTTCAGACATCCATCATCTCTTACTCAACATGTTAGAATTCATAGtggggagaaaccctatgaatgtggTGTATGTGAGAAAGCATTCAGCCAGAGCATTGGGCTGATCCAGCATCTGAGAACTCATGTCAGAGAGAAACCTTTTACATGCAAAGACTGTGGAAAAGCATTTTTCCAGATTAGACACCTCAGGCAACATGAGATTATTCATACTGGTGTGAAACCCTATATTTGTAATGTATGCAGTAAAACCTTCAGTCACAGCACATACCTAACTCAACACCAGAGAACTCATACTGGGGAAAAACCAtataaatgtaaggaatgtgggaaagcctttagcCAGAGAATACATCTTTCTATCCATCACAGAGTCCATACTGGAGTGAAACCTTATGAATGCAGTCattgtgggaaagccttcaggcATGATTCATCCTTTGCtaaacatcagagaattcatactggagaaaaaccatataattgtaatgaatgtggaaaagccttcagcTGTAGTTCATCACTTATTCGACACTGCAAAACACATTTAAGAAATACCTTCAGCAATGATATGtga